One window from the genome of Oryza glaberrima chromosome 3, OglaRS2, whole genome shotgun sequence encodes:
- the LOC127764978 gene encoding uncharacterized protein LOC127764978 — protein MAAEGRPSDKEGGGLWWILGQGGGGSCREDEKVARWGEKAATKKRLDNLFPSPLASSPARNSGGGATHPFPPFSSLSDADPARCRATSSPSGADLLLPECCKKLSPECSKHLARNTGFPTRAAVQALASQHTMLKSLLCGGGDPDEHLKPVSTAKHRAGGENDLVAGSGQVVLYARRLDLSLESQNLRSLLDGMHWLVIELEKVCGRMKTQMSKMKAAAAAALLEDHFPECVLEARFILIVHRSSNNCRDVVLSSLHCPLFSLHFFSIFFHMCIMMMHQILVTGEELVAVKIGRCLNSEENGNAYSL, from the exons ATGGCAGCAGAGGGGAGACCATCAGACAAGGAGGGCGGGGGGCTTTGGTGGATTTTggggcaaggaggaggaggaagctgtAGAGAAGACGAGAAGGTGGCCCGTTGGGGAGAGAAGGCGGCGACG AAAAAACGGTTGGATAATCTATTCCCATCTCCTCTCGCTTCTTCACCCGCGCGCAACAGTGGGGGTGGAGCGACGCATCCCTTCCCGCCCTTCTCCTCCCTGTCCGACGCTGACCCCGCCCGATgccgcgccacctcctccccgtCCGGCGCCGATCTGCTCCTCCCGGAGTGCTGCAAGAAGCTCTCGCCGGAGTGCAGCAAGCACCTCGCCCGGAACACCGGCTTCCCGACGAGGGCAGCGGTGCAAGCGCTGGCGTCGCAGCACACGATGCTCAAGAGCCtcctctgcggcggcggcgacccggacGAACACCTGAAGCCGGTGTCCACGGCGAAGCACCGTGCCGGCGGCGAGaacgacctcgtcgccggcagcggcCAGGTCGTCCTGTACGCCAGGAGGCTCGACCTGTCGCTGGAGAGCCAGAATCTCAGGTCGCTCCTTGACGGGATGCACTGGCTGGTGATAGAGCTCGAGAAGGTGTGCGGCCGGATGAAGACGCAGATGAGCAagatgaaggcggcggcggccgccgcgctgctTGAAGATCACTTCCCCGAATGTGTTCTTGAAGCTCGTTTCATACTGATTGTACATAGGAGTAGCAACAATTGCAGAGATGTGGTTCTTTCATCCCTGCATTgtcctcttttttctcttcattttttctcaatttttttccatatgTGTATTATGATGATGCATCAGATCTTGGTCACTGGAGAGGAGCTAGTAGCTGTGAAAATTGGGAggtgtctgaactctgaagaaaatggcaatgCATATAGCTTGTGA
- the LOC127767613 gene encoding uncharacterized protein LOC127767613: protein MAPTTMEKVGEVSGSWSRAERRRRQRQRQRRRHSPTNRAGVAQSEAMASSQQGERKIPLERGTSEPVEAAAATSPGAWHASSTEASSVVSSPMRWPSVPVITKRPGCQILERFNDSAMEDAYEDLKMKYRAKRERQLKLVTLDPHVPRSCMGNQNLLPVRDSSTKTILEGAKVVISLSSYVDGTLMARSSGFFINWDEESKVCTVLTSARLICSKYSSMDQWLGSDEYSPDATGPSMFERHYYMYTGFTTGQSGIGGPIINFNGQVLGMTNVLGMGFIPSSVILHCLDMWKKFGYIPRLHIGMKLSAMKFLDPIHVEKISRKCNIDSGLIVKEVSYGSNAEKRGVRAGDIIQSMNGKCIATTVELEIELMQICEDHLDKGRGIGSSVDIQVGIFRMCKGSTCTISLRLNISNDVEVFARGKYIFSARDCTWVFDDVGTDLQS, encoded by the exons ATGGCACCAACGACCATGGAGAAGGTTGGAGAGGTGTCGGGATCCTGGTCaagggcggagcggcggcggcggcaacgacaacggcaacggcgacggcacAGCCCGACCAATCGGGCAGGGGTAGCTCAATCGGAAGCTATGGCATCATCACAACAAGGCGAGAGGAAAATTCCTCTGGAGAGAGGCACGAGCGagccggtggaggcggcggcggcgacttcacCTGGTGCATGGCATGCCTCCTCCACGGAGGCCTCGTCTGTGGTCAGCTCTCCCATGCGTTGGCCCTCTGTCCCAGTTATCACCAAAAGACCCGGCTGCCAAATCTTAGAAAGATTCAATGACTCAGCTATGGAGGATGCTTATGAAGACTTGAAAATGAAGTATCGTGCGAAAAGAG AACGTCAATTGAAGCTTGTAACACTTGACCCTCATGTTCCTCGCTCGTGTATGGGAAATCAAAATCTTCTTCCTGTTCGTGATTCTTCGACCAAAACAATTCTAGAAGGAGCTAAAGTTGTTATTAGCCTTTCATCTTATGTTG ATGGCACATTAATGGCACGGTCATCTGGTTTTTTCATCAATTGGGATGAGGAGAGTAAAGTGTGCACTGTCCTTACATCTGCACGTCTAATCTGCTCAAAGTACTCATCGATGGACCAGTGGTTAGGTTCAGATGAGTATTCACCTGATGCTACG GGTCCAAGTATGTTTGAGCGCCACTACTATATGTATACTGGTTTCACGACTGGTCAG tcTGGCATTGGAGGGCCAATTATTAACTTCAATGGGCAAGTTTTGGGGATGACTAATGTTCTAGGAATGGGATTTATTCCTTCATCTGTTATACTTCATTGCTTGGATATGTGGAAAAAGTTTGG TTATATCCCTCGCTTGCATATTGGGATGAAACTTTCAGCCATGAAGTTTCTAGATCCAATTCATGTGGAGAAGATCTCTCGCAAATGTAATATTGATTCGGGTCTAATAGTTAAAGAG GTGTCCTATGGATCAAATGCTGAGAAAAGAGGAGTTAGAGCTGGTGATATCATTCAATCCATGAATGGAAAGTGTATTGCAACAACAGTGGAG TTGGAGATTGAACTTATGCAAATATGCGAGGATCATCTTGACAAAGGAAGAGGCATTGGTTCCAGCGTAGACATACAA GTTGGTATATTCCGCATGTGCAAAGGTTCCACGTGCACTATAAGTCTGAGATTAAATATATCAAATGATGTAGAGGTGTTTGCAAGAG GCAAATACATTTTCTCTGCAAGAGATTGTACCTGGGTGTTTGATGATGTGGGCACAG ATCTTCAATCTTGA
- the LOC127767202 gene encoding homocysteine S-methyltransferase 1: MAVAVEEIVRRAGGCAVIDGGFATQLEALGADINDPLWSAACLITKPHLIKEVHMQYLEAGADVIISSSYQATIPGFLARGMLLEEAEGLLRRSIELALEARDEFWKSTLRKSKPVYNHALVAASIGSYGAYLADGSEYSGSYGEDISAEKLKDFHRRRLQVLASAGPDLIAFEAIPNKMEAQALVELLEEENIQVPSWICFSSVDGKNLCSGESFAECLQFLNASDKVTIVGVNCTPPQFIEGIIRELKKQTKKAIAVYPNSGEIWDGREKRWLPAQCFGHKSFDALAKRWQEAGASLVGGCCRTTPSTIRAVSKVLKGKTAYSATQI, encoded by the exons atggccgtggcggtggaggagatcgTCAGGAGGGCCGGCGGGTGCGCCGTGATCGACGGCGGATTCGCCACGCAGCTGGAGGCGCTCGGCGCCGACATCAACGACCCGCTCTGGAGCGCCGCCTGCCTCATCACCAAGCCGCACCTCATCAAGGAG GttcacatgcaatatcttgaagCAGGTGCCGATGTCATCATTTCCTCATCATACCAG GCAACTATCCCAGGATTCTTAGCCAGAGGAATGCTTCTTGAGGAGGCAGAAGGGTTACTGCGAAGGAGCATTGAATTGGCACTGGAAGCACGAGATGAATTCTGGAAGTCGACGCTGAGGAAGTCCAAGCCTGTTTACAACCATGCTCTGGTCGCCGCATCCATTGGGAGCTATGGAGCCTACCTTGCCGATGGCTCAGAGTACAG TGGATCGTATGGAGAAGACATCTCGGCAGAGAAACTGAAGGACTTCCACAGGCGCCGGCTGCAGGTTCTTGCGAGCGCTGGCCCTGACTTGATCGCGTTTGAGGCCATCCCGAACAAAATGGAGGCACAG GCTTTGGTTGAGCTTCTGGAGGAAGAGAACATCCAGGTCCCCTCCTGGATCTGCTTCAGCTCAGTGGACGGCAAGAACCTGTGCTCAGGAGAGAGCTTTGCAGAGTGCCTCCAATTCCTCAACGCCAGCGACAAGGTGACCATCGTGGGTGTCAACTGCACGCCGCCTCAGTTCATCGAGGGCATCATACGCGAGCTCAAGAAG CAAACCAAGAAGGCGATCGCGGTGTACCCGAACAGCGGCGAGATTTGGGACGGCAGAGAGAAGAGATGGCTG CCGGCACAGTGCTTTGGGCACAAGAGCTTCGACGCGCTCGCGAAGAGGTGGCAGGAGGCCGGCGCGAGCTTAGTCGGCGGATGCTGCCGGACGACGCCGTCGACGATCCGGGCCGTCTCCAAGGTCCTCAAGGGCAAGACGGCCTATTCAGCAACTCAGATTTGA